Proteins encoded by one window of Sorangium aterium:
- a CDS encoding PD-(D/E)XK nuclease family protein — translation MSRTSLLIVPTERHVERELASLDLRDPRTAGQEIRSRWSFVSEALALLAPDAAIASLHTSRLATRLALDALPPDRLRQPAEPAARVALAHAIDRALGSFRRAGTSPADLRALGTPYAIAIAEVLDRADAALRAARLVDPRCAGSVLARALRSAGASAALPLPRKVTIRGAVAWEPDDLAWVEALHAAVRARGGAGVTVELPALPDDGAAPVADALERRWASLEDAPEIAWVPDGGAEPLAAITARTPEGEARAAAAEVAAALGRGIPPERIALVVPALDDAALEPLRAALADAGVRASEPRGRAAASCPDGRVALAILRLAVGPVRREQAIEILRAPGVHAGAWMDRTSATEAERRSTDLAHRLRDVPVEVDRTGRLLIDGLISVVAARRADRRAGTARTPPATAQEALSDAELALGLEVLRGAHGDEDGDDEAWMPHALERLLASARWIGEAATRPEIVRRFLSLLDKLGFGEPGIEELRAALRGERRSGGALALEAMGAMGQGARAARAIREQAEALARAAYDLGCEERPATAAEIYAELERAAAEQGAGPRGDAGRAGAVRIDVAAGFTALEHDVVVVTGLDARAYGGSPGADETLLGEALRGRLAAPSRPASGRERQAAQRAELGWALAGARRVALCFTRGDDSEPNEPHPLFVAAAAAGAPQRTEPASRVAPDAAPLGPRDAELIALAGGGRPPADLAERIRIERARADFFLDPRAPIDLHTGRVLVDGDPALAAQLRAAIGGAHPGRPIAVTHIERAVGCAFAAFARRVLHVRRADDLAESADARERGTLIHRALQASFEALRELGPERDPAEQLAAARAAAEAALGVSAPMAPLRREAVEKAIADVMEVVARTLDGEDASPELRFFLAERRFGAGEPPPWQPLELPPFDEEGGPSLWVDGQIDRLDRSTDQRVVRVVDYKTGKLPDAKERRRALQLPLYSAIAARALGAEEVRAVYIGVRQRGLIELWPRTADEQRALAEGWAEAARTARAAVVALWEGKAAPRPTLSTMCARCDARDVCRRPAVVPSDEAAEEVA, via the coding sequence GTGAGCAGAACATCGCTCCTCATCGTCCCGACCGAGCGGCACGTTGAACGCGAGCTCGCCTCGCTCGATCTGCGCGACCCGCGTACCGCAGGCCAGGAAATCCGCTCACGGTGGAGCTTCGTCTCCGAGGCGCTCGCCCTGCTGGCGCCGGACGCCGCCATAGCGAGCCTTCACACGAGCCGCCTCGCCACCCGGCTCGCCCTCGACGCCCTGCCGCCGGATCGGCTGCGTCAGCCGGCCGAGCCCGCCGCGCGCGTCGCGCTCGCGCACGCCATCGACCGCGCCCTCGGGAGCTTCCGGCGCGCCGGGACCTCCCCGGCGGACCTGCGGGCGCTGGGGACCCCGTACGCGATCGCCATCGCCGAGGTCCTCGATCGGGCGGACGCCGCCCTGCGGGCAGCGCGCCTCGTCGACCCGCGCTGCGCGGGGTCCGTGCTCGCACGGGCGCTCCGCTCGGCCGGCGCGTCCGCCGCGCTCCCGCTCCCGCGCAAGGTCACGATCCGCGGCGCCGTGGCCTGGGAGCCCGACGATCTCGCCTGGGTCGAGGCGCTGCACGCCGCGGTCCGCGCCCGCGGCGGCGCGGGCGTCACCGTCGAGCTGCCCGCGCTCCCGGACGACGGCGCGGCGCCGGTCGCCGACGCCCTGGAGCGGCGCTGGGCCTCGCTCGAGGACGCGCCGGAGATCGCGTGGGTGCCCGACGGCGGAGCGGAGCCGCTCGCCGCCATCACGGCGAGGACCCCGGAGGGCGAGGCGCGCGCCGCCGCCGCCGAGGTGGCCGCCGCGCTCGGCCGCGGGATCCCGCCCGAGCGGATCGCCCTCGTCGTGCCGGCGCTCGACGACGCCGCGCTCGAGCCCCTCCGCGCCGCGCTGGCCGACGCGGGCGTCCGCGCCTCGGAGCCGCGCGGCCGCGCCGCCGCGAGCTGCCCCGATGGGCGCGTCGCGCTCGCCATCCTGCGCCTCGCCGTCGGGCCGGTGCGCCGCGAGCAGGCGATCGAGATCCTCCGCGCCCCGGGGGTCCACGCCGGCGCCTGGATGGACCGCACGTCCGCCACGGAGGCGGAGCGGCGCTCGACCGACCTGGCCCACCGGCTGCGCGACGTGCCCGTCGAGGTGGATCGCACGGGCCGGCTGCTCATCGACGGCCTCATCTCGGTCGTGGCAGCCCGCCGCGCGGACCGCCGCGCAGGGACGGCGCGGACGCCGCCGGCGACCGCGCAGGAGGCGCTGAGCGACGCGGAGCTCGCCCTGGGCCTCGAGGTGCTGCGCGGCGCGCACGGCGACGAGGACGGCGACGACGAGGCGTGGATGCCGCACGCGCTGGAGCGGCTGCTGGCCAGCGCCCGCTGGATCGGCGAGGCGGCGACGCGGCCCGAGATCGTGCGGCGCTTCCTGTCGCTCCTCGACAAGCTGGGCTTCGGCGAGCCCGGGATCGAGGAGCTCCGCGCCGCGCTGCGCGGCGAGCGGCGGAGCGGCGGCGCGCTCGCGCTCGAGGCGATGGGCGCGATGGGACAAGGCGCGCGGGCCGCGCGCGCGATCCGCGAGCAGGCCGAGGCGCTCGCGCGGGCCGCGTACGACCTCGGCTGCGAGGAGCGCCCCGCCACCGCGGCCGAGATCTACGCGGAGCTCGAGCGGGCCGCGGCCGAGCAGGGCGCCGGGCCGCGCGGCGACGCGGGGCGCGCCGGCGCCGTGCGCATCGACGTCGCCGCCGGCTTCACGGCGCTCGAGCACGACGTGGTGGTGGTGACCGGGCTCGACGCGCGCGCCTACGGCGGCAGCCCGGGCGCGGACGAGACGCTGCTCGGCGAGGCGCTCCGCGGGAGGCTGGCGGCGCCGAGCCGCCCCGCGTCGGGGCGCGAGCGCCAGGCGGCCCAGCGCGCGGAGCTCGGCTGGGCGCTCGCCGGCGCCCGGCGCGTCGCCCTCTGCTTCACGCGCGGGGACGACAGCGAGCCGAACGAGCCGCACCCGCTCTTCGTCGCGGCCGCGGCGGCCGGCGCGCCCCAGCGCACGGAGCCCGCCTCGCGCGTCGCCCCGGACGCGGCGCCCCTCGGCCCGCGCGACGCGGAGCTCATCGCCCTCGCGGGCGGCGGGCGGCCGCCGGCGGACCTCGCGGAGCGGATCCGGATCGAGCGCGCCCGCGCGGACTTCTTCCTCGATCCGCGCGCGCCGATCGACCTCCACACGGGCCGCGTCCTCGTCGACGGCGATCCCGCGCTCGCCGCGCAGCTCAGGGCCGCGATCGGCGGGGCGCACCCCGGCAGGCCGATCGCGGTCACCCACATCGAGCGCGCCGTGGGCTGCGCCTTCGCGGCGTTCGCCCGCCGCGTCCTGCACGTGCGCCGCGCCGACGACCTCGCCGAGTCGGCCGACGCGCGCGAGCGCGGCACGCTGATCCACCGCGCCCTGCAGGCCTCGTTCGAGGCCCTGCGCGAGCTCGGCCCGGAGCGCGATCCGGCCGAGCAGCTCGCGGCGGCGCGCGCCGCGGCCGAGGCGGCGCTCGGCGTCTCGGCGCCCATGGCCCCGCTCCGCCGCGAGGCGGTCGAGAAGGCGATCGCGGACGTGATGGAGGTCGTGGCCCGCACGCTCGACGGGGAGGACGCGTCGCCCGAGCTCCGCTTCTTCCTGGCCGAGCGGCGCTTCGGGGCCGGAGAGCCGCCGCCCTGGCAGCCGCTGGAGCTCCCCCCGTTCGACGAGGAGGGCGGCCCGAGCCTGTGGGTCGACGGCCAGATCGACCGGCTCGATCGATCGACCGACCAGCGCGTCGTGCGGGTCGTCGACTACAAGACCGGCAAGCTCCCCGACGCCAAGGAGCGGCGGAGGGCGCTCCAGCTGCCGCTGTACAGCGCCATCGCGGCGCGCGCGCTGGGCGCGGAGGAGGTGCGCGCCGTCTACATCGGCGTGCGCCAGCGCGGGCTCATCGAGCTGTGGCCGCGCACGGCCGACGAGCAGCGCGCGCTCGCCGAGGGCTGGGCCGAGGCTGCGCGCACGGCGCGGGCCGCGGTCGTCGCGCTCTGGGAGGGCAAGGCCGCGCCGCGGCCGACGCTCTCGACGATGTGCGCGCGGTGCGACGCGCGCGACGTGTGCCGCCGCCCCGCGGTCGTGCCGAGCGACGAGGCCGCGGAGGAGGTCGCGTGA